GGAAAGAGGTCGTCTGAAAAACGGATTCCACGGCGAAAGGTACATGAATAATTGATTTAATTGAATTTTATTGAAATGAGTAATACGAATTACGTTTGTTTTTCCTGCCGCACCGCCGTGCGCCGTCCGAAACGCTATTTCCGCCCCCAAGACAGCAGTTCGCCCCGTTGTTCGCAGTGTTCCAAACCATGTGTGGAGCTGTCGGATAGAATTCCGCTTCCGTCGAAGCATAAAACCAAAGAATGGCAGAAATTGCAGCAGGATTTGTGGCGGCAACAGTTACAAATATTGGAGAGACAGCAACGCTCCAGAGTCAGATATAAGCATGAACTCGAACACGAAGCCGATCGGTTGGAGCGTAAACTGCAAGAGCCGATGCATCCGCAAACTGCCAAACAGTTAAAACGTCTTCTGAAAAATTGTTTGAAGAACTTAGAACAAGTCAAATGACCGAGCAAGAACTGGTGCGCCGTTTCCATCAGGCTTTAACCGATATTTCCGCCCTTGCGGAAGCCATTGGCGAACTGCATTGGAAAAGGGCTTTTTTCGACAAGGCGGCGCGGACGCTTGAAAACGAAACCCTGCCTTTTGAAGAACGTTTGGAGCTTGCCTGCGAACAAAGCCACGTTTTCGGCGGCATGGGTTCTTGGAATGATTCCCCGCCGTTCTCCGCCCACGAACACGGATTGTCTGATGAGTTTGAGAAGACCACTTCGGCTTTGTATGAAATACGTTCGACGGCAATGGTGCATTTAAGGTGGAAGAGCGGAAAGTAGCGCGGGCTTCGCCCGCGAAAACAAGTTGATCCATCCGATTGCAGGTTTTCAGACGACCTCCAAATCAAAGGCTGAAACATGAACCCCGACAAAGTACAACGAAGCAAACTGAACACGCTGACCGACCTGCCCAATGTCGGCAAAGCCGTGGCGGAGGATTTGGCTTTGCTCGGCATCACGCAGCCGCAGGATTTGGCGGGGCAGGACGCTTACGAAATGTACGACCGCCTGTGCAGCCTGACCGCAACCCGACACGATCCCTGCATGATCGATATTTTCCTGTCGCTGGTTGATTTTATGCAGGGGAACGAACCAAAGCCGTGGTGGCATTTTACGGAACAGCGAAAAGCGTTTTTAGCCGATAAATAAACGCAGCCGATGAGATTGTTCAGACGACCTCCAAACTTTTCAGGTCGTCTGAAACCTTAAACCGAAAGACACAATATGCAGAAAAAACCTTTTTTTCAGACGGCATTATCCCTGTCGCTCGCCCTTGTCTTAAGCGCGTGCGCCGTCCACAGCACCGACCAAAACCTCACGCTTGAATCGACGGGGCAGGTGATGAGCGCGGCGGAGACCGCCGAACGCTACGACGTGAACGGCAACTGGTGGGAAATCTACCAAAGCCCGCAGCTCAACGCCCTGATGGCGCAGGCTTTGGAAAACAATATCGATTTGAAACAGGCGGCCATCAGCGTCAATAAAGCCCTATATCAAGCGAATATTTTGGGGGCGGATTTGGTGCCGTCGTTCAGCGGCTCGTTGAGTGCGTCCACATCCAAAAACCTGAAAACCGGCAGCCACGGCAACACCTTCAGCAGCCAGCTCGGCTTGAGTTACGAATTGGATTTGTGGCGCAAACTCAGTGCCACCGCCGACGCGCAAGTCTGGGAATACCAAGCCACGCGGCAGGATATGGCAAACACGCGCCTGACTTTGATCAACAATGTCGCCGACGCCTATTTCAATATCGCCTACCTCAACGAAGCCATTGAATTGGCGCAGAAATCCCTCAAGCAATATCAGGAAATCAACCGCATTGCCGATGCCAAGTTCCGCTACGGCAGAGCCGATTCCAGCCAGCCGACGCAGGCGAAACAATCGCTGTTGAGTGCGCAAAACAACCTGATTTCCCTGAAAAACAGCCTCGACACGCAAAAACAGGTTTTACGCAACCTGCTCAACCTCAAGCCGAACGAAGCCATCGCCGCCGACCCCGCGCAATACCGACTGCTGCCCGTCAAAGGCGTGAACCTCGACGTACCGATTACCGTGTTGGCGAACCGCCCCGACCTGCGCGCCGCCGAATACCGCCTGCAATCCTCGCTCCAATCCGTCGAAGCGCAAAAACGCAGTTGGTATCCCTCGATTACATTGGGCGCGAGCTTGAGCACGTCGTCTGAAAAAGCCAAAAGCGCGTTCAATATCCCGCTGCTGGGCGGCTCCGCCACCATCAACCTGCCGTTCCTCAACTGGCAGACCATGAAGTGGAAAGACAAAACCGCCCAAGCCAATTTCGACAGTGCTAAACTCGATTTTGAAAAAGCTCTGACCACCGCGCTGAACGAAGTCAATACCAACTACCTCGCCTACCAAAATGCCCAAGCCGCGCTCAACAACCAAGAACAGCGTTACGCCTTGGACAAGA
The DNA window shown above is from Neisseria sicca and carries:
- a CDS encoding helix-hairpin-helix domain-containing protein, yielding MNPDKVQRSKLNTLTDLPNVGKAVAEDLALLGITQPQDLAGQDAYEMYDRLCSLTATRHDPCMIDIFLSLVDFMQGNEPKPWWHFTEQRKAFLADK
- a CDS encoding TolC family protein; the protein is MQKKPFFQTALSLSLALVLSACAVHSTDQNLTLESTGQVMSAAETAERYDVNGNWWEIYQSPQLNALMAQALENNIDLKQAAISVNKALYQANILGADLVPSFSGSLSASTSKNLKTGSHGNTFSSQLGLSYELDLWRKLSATADAQVWEYQATRQDMANTRLTLINNVADAYFNIAYLNEAIELAQKSLKQYQEINRIADAKFRYGRADSSQPTQAKQSLLSAQNNLISLKNSLDTQKQVLRNLLNLKPNEAIAADPAQYRLLPVKGVNLDVPITVLANRPDLRAAEYRLQSSLQSVEAQKRSWYPSITLGASLSTSSEKAKSAFNIPLLGGSATINLPFLNWQTMKWKDKTAQANFDSAKLDFEKALTTALNEVNTNYLAYQNAQAALNNQEQRYALDKKNSRYYQVRYQHGKNELKDWLEALNTEYSSAQNVLNQRYETLKYENMVYKAMAGRYTPK